Proteins from a genomic interval of Neodiprion lecontei isolate iyNeoLeco1 chromosome 2, iyNeoLeco1.1, whole genome shotgun sequence:
- the LOC107217825 gene encoding uncharacterized protein LOC107217825 isoform X2, whose product MTMLVTLILLVDAGHLIAGRSRYLAIPLDDVKIIELSSGIPSFMPRVARSAEAYVPVAVATLQNEEVEPTPRIERAAAHYLDYVDFGGHTGENGAFGWYADFPAQQ is encoded by the exons ATGACAATG CTCGTTACTCTAATTTTGCTGGTCGATGCCGGGCATCTCATCGCCGGCAGGTCAAGGTACCTGGCGATACCCCTTGACGACGTAAAGATAATCGAACTCAGCTCTGGGATACCTTCTTTTATGCCGAGAGTGGCACGCAGCGCCGAGGCCTACGTTCCTGTGGCTGTCGCGACGCTTCAGAACGAGGAGGTTGAACCAACTCCCAGGATCGAACGTGCGGCCGCTCACTATCTGGATTACGTTGATTTCGGTGGGCACACCGGAGAAAACGGCGCCTTTGGTTGGTACGCGGATTTCCCTGCGCAGCAGTAA
- the LOC107217830 gene encoding G-protein coupled receptor Mth2 isoform X2, with product MAARRRLLLVILASNFLPGKSAVDGYSKPCPTAAIVNRTEKAGEFLAENGTQFEKDCICNWKTCLPLCCPLGQAKSESNSCVEDSLDVNLTDILLHSHGEMRLDKLHPFNLDPCGLESAHFRVSMAFGLLENGSLYLSDYSNETVDVGMYCLYRDIESPIYSAKLCNPRKSQSLPWLIGCIVCAFFALATFIVYTVVPELRNLHGLIFRLYLASYIGCIIMAQSGLKLITDLKNYKEIIHAFFGIYFCLTCALWLNVMSFDIWWTLRSLAPIQSNVKERERKRLRWYMAYAWLGPGVLMIVFCFVVLVGNIRSSTCI from the exons ATGGCCGCGAGGAGAAGATTGCTACTTGTGATATTGGCCTCGAATTTTTTACCGGGAAAATCGGCAGTCGACGGATATTCGAAACCGTGTCCAACAGCGGCGATCGTGAACCGTACCGAAAAGGCGGGTGAATTTCTGGCAGAAAATGGAACGCAGTTTGAAAAGGACTGTATCTGCAACTGGAAAACCTGCTTGCCACTCTGCTGCCCCTTGGGGCAAGCGAAAAGCGAGAGTAACAGCTGCGTTGAAGACAGTTTGGACGTAAATTTGACAGACATTCTTCTTCATTCGCACGGAGAAATGAGGCTGGATAAGCTTCATCCCTTCAATCTTGATCCTTGCGGTCTTGAATCGGCGCATTTCCGAGTTTCGATGGCGTTCGGTTTGCTCGAAAACGGTTCGTTGTACCTTTCGGATTATAGCAACGAAACTGTCGACGTTGGAATGTACTGCCTGTATCGCGATATCGAATCGCCGATTTATTCGGCGAAACTCTGTAATCCGAGGAAATCGCAAAGTTTGCCGTGGCTCATCGGATGCATCGTTTGCGCCTTCTTCGCCTTGGCGACCTTCATTGTTTACACCGTAGTCCCGGAGCTTAGAAACCTTCATGGACTCATTTTCCGATTATATTTGGCCTCGTACATCGGCTGCATAATCATGGCTCAGTCCGGTCTCAAGCTCATAACCGATCTGAAAAACTACAAGGAGATAATTCACG CATTCTTCGGAATCTATTTTTGCCTCACTTGTGCATTGTGGCTGAACGTGATGAGCTTCGACATTTGGTGGACACTGCG AAGCCTCGCACCCATTCAGAGCAATGtcaaagaaagagagagaaaaaggttACGATGGTATATGGCTTATGCTTGGTTAGGCCCTGGGGTCCTGATGatcgttttttgtttcgttgtGTTGGTTGGAAACATTCGCA
- the LOC107217825 gene encoding uncharacterized protein LOC107217825 isoform X1, whose protein sequence is MNSLLVTLILLVDAGHLIAGRSRYLAIPLDDVKIIELSSGIPSFMPRVARSAEAYVPVAVATLQNEEVEPTPRIERAAAHYLDYVDFGGHTGENGAFGWYADFPAQQ, encoded by the exons ATGAATTCACTG CTCGTTACTCTAATTTTGCTGGTCGATGCCGGGCATCTCATCGCCGGCAGGTCAAGGTACCTGGCGATACCCCTTGACGACGTAAAGATAATCGAACTCAGCTCTGGGATACCTTCTTTTATGCCGAGAGTGGCACGCAGCGCCGAGGCCTACGTTCCTGTGGCTGTCGCGACGCTTCAGAACGAGGAGGTTGAACCAACTCCCAGGATCGAACGTGCGGCCGCTCACTATCTGGATTACGTTGATTTCGGTGGGCACACCGGAGAAAACGGCGCCTTTGGTTGGTACGCGGATTTCCCTGCGCAGCAGTAA